A genomic region of Hydrogenobacter sp. contains the following coding sequences:
- a CDS encoding AAA family ATPase, producing MFSENLLSGKALEYIKKAKEVARSYGDSKVDTDHLLLALLSDEESPLAKYLEKRGVDRKEFYKRIGEYIKRLKEQIDKAVHQEAQHLIDLRSKIMEVKSNIGSVQMELEKIKRSKEDIRREMERARRYGDYWSLQSLQVEYTRLESIERQYERELESVEKSLSSVFKQEDVRSFLENRLTIDGLIRKALEDSALLKQIKELGLSTERIRDLIAKRVFGKEPSFDYSENLVKVMEKAQNKALQEGLSRVEPYHIASALIEAKETIGGKLLEDILGGEKMKDVTQELKEEEKSPLERFGVSLTQMAKDGKLDPVIGREREINQVIEVLLRRTKNNPVLVGDPGVGKTAIVEGLAQRIANREVPAELQDKEIVAIDMGSLLAGSKYRGEFEERLKKLLDEVKQKGNVILFIDEIHTVVGAGRAEGAVDASNMLKPPLARGEIRVIGATTVDEYRKYIEKDPALERRFQPIYVDEPTEEETLEILKGLKPKLEQHHKVKISDEAIEAAVKLTRRYVTFRKLPDKAIDALDQASARKKLSVVSLPPEMQEVERKLKAIEDDIQKAYLEGNYEREAQLKIKKVQLEKEKQELLNKLGGTDVKIQEIKKRMEDLDQEIIKASERGDYEREAQLKIEKVKLEKELKELESKKAQALVVGWDDVAQVVSEWTGIPVSKLKEEEMQRLLRLEEELHKRVIDQEHAVKAVAEAIRRARAGLKDPKRPIATFLFLGPTGVGKTELSKALAELLFGDEEALIRLDMSEFKEEHSLAKLIGAPPGYVGYEEGGKLTEAVRRKPYSVILLDEIEKAHPRIFDLFLQVFDDGRLTDSHGRTVDFRNTVIIMTSNIGSQYLLSISIDGDEESVQSEFERAKVKVLEELKYFFRPEFLNRIDEVIVFKPLTMKELLQIIDLLVASINERLKEKNIRLTLSEEAKKELVKLGYDPAYGARPLRRVLQKYLETPLADRIIKGEIKEGMKVLVEYDGNGLSFVSS from the coding sequence TCACCTTTTACTTGCCCTTTTGTCTGATGAAGAGTCACCTCTTGCCAAATATTTGGAAAAGAGGGGTGTAGACAGGAAGGAATTTTACAAAAGGATCGGCGAGTACATAAAGAGGTTAAAAGAGCAGATAGATAAAGCTGTACATCAAGAGGCGCAACACCTTATTGATCTAAGAAGCAAGATAATGGAGGTGAAATCAAACATAGGATCTGTCCAGATGGAGCTTGAAAAGATTAAAAGGTCGAAGGAAGACATTCGCAGGGAGATGGAGAGGGCAAGAAGGTATGGAGATTACTGGAGTTTGCAGAGCCTTCAGGTGGAGTACACGAGGCTTGAAAGCATAGAAAGACAGTATGAGAGGGAACTTGAAAGTGTAGAAAAAAGTTTGTCTTCTGTATTCAAGCAAGAGGACGTGAGATCCTTTCTTGAAAATCGTCTAACCATAGATGGGCTTATAAGAAAAGCTTTGGAAGATAGCGCACTTTTGAAGCAGATAAAAGAGCTTGGGTTGTCTACCGAAAGGATAAGGGACCTTATAGCCAAAAGGGTGTTTGGAAAAGAACCGTCCTTTGATTACTCAGAAAACTTAGTAAAAGTTATGGAAAAGGCTCAGAACAAAGCACTACAGGAAGGACTATCCCGTGTAGAGCCTTATCATATAGCATCTGCACTCATAGAGGCTAAGGAAACCATAGGAGGTAAATTATTAGAAGATATCTTAGGAGGTGAAAAGATGAAAGACGTAACGCAAGAGCTGAAAGAGGAGGAAAAGTCTCCTTTAGAAAGGTTCGGCGTAAGCCTCACCCAGATGGCAAAAGATGGCAAGCTTGATCCTGTGATAGGCAGGGAAAGAGAGATAAATCAAGTTATTGAGGTGCTTTTAAGAAGAACAAAAAATAATCCTGTGCTTGTTGGAGATCCTGGCGTTGGCAAAACAGCTATAGTAGAAGGGCTGGCTCAAAGGATAGCAAATAGGGAAGTACCTGCCGAGCTTCAGGATAAGGAGATCGTGGCTATTGATATGGGTTCTCTATTAGCAGGTTCTAAATACAGAGGAGAGTTTGAAGAGAGACTTAAAAAACTTTTAGATGAGGTAAAACAGAAAGGAAACGTGATACTTTTCATAGATGAAATACACACGGTCGTAGGTGCGGGAAGAGCGGAAGGAGCTGTTGACGCGAGCAATATGCTAAAGCCACCTCTTGCAAGAGGTGAGATAAGGGTTATAGGGGCAACAACAGTGGACGAATATAGAAAATATATAGAGAAAGATCCAGCACTTGAGAGGCGTTTCCAACCCATATACGTAGATGAACCAACAGAAGAAGAAACTTTAGAAATACTTAAGGGTCTGAAGCCTAAGCTGGAACAGCACCACAAGGTAAAGATATCCGATGAAGCCATAGAAGCTGCAGTTAAACTGACCAGAAGGTACGTAACTTTTAGAAAGCTTCCAGACAAGGCAATAGATGCCCTTGACCAGGCAAGTGCAAGAAAAAAGCTTTCTGTAGTTTCTTTACCACCTGAAATGCAGGAAGTTGAGAGAAAACTGAAAGCCATTGAAGATGACATACAGAAAGCTTACTTAGAAGGCAATTACGAAAGGGAAGCTCAACTAAAGATAAAGAAAGTACAGCTTGAAAAGGAAAAGCAAGAACTTCTTAATAAACTCGGCGGTACTGACGTAAAGATCCAAGAGATAAAAAAGCGCATGGAGGATCTGGATCAGGAGATCATAAAAGCCTCAGAAAGAGGCGATTACGAAAGAGAGGCACAGCTAAAAATAGAGAAAGTTAAACTTGAAAAGGAACTCAAGGAGTTAGAAAGCAAAAAGGCTCAAGCTCTCGTAGTTGGATGGGATGATGTTGCTCAGGTGGTGTCCGAGTGGACAGGCATACCAGTATCAAAGCTGAAAGAAGAGGAAATGCAAAGACTCCTCAGACTTGAGGAAGAGCTACACAAAAGGGTCATAGATCAAGAACATGCTGTGAAAGCCGTAGCAGAGGCTATAAGGAGGGCGAGAGCCGGACTCAAAGATCCAAAAAGACCCATAGCCACATTCCTCTTTTTAGGACCAACAGGCGTAGGAAAGACAGAGCTTTCCAAAGCTCTCGCAGAACTTCTCTTCGGTGACGAAGAAGCACTTATAAGACTTGATATGTCAGAATTTAAAGAAGAGCATAGTTTGGCAAAGCTCATAGGAGCACCTCCGGGTTACGTAGGTTACGAAGAGGGTGGAAAGCTTACGGAAGCTGTCAGAAGGAAGCCATACTCGGTGATTTTGCTTGATGAGATAGAAAAAGCTCACCCACGCATTTTTGACCTTTTCTTACAAGTTTTTGATGATGGGAGGTTAACGGATTCTCACGGAAGGACTGTTGATTTTAGGAACACTGTAATAATAATGACATCCAACATAGGATCTCAGTATCTTCTGAGCATATCAATTGATGGTGATGAAGAATCCGTGCAGAGCGAGTTTGAGAGGGCAAAGGTAAAGGTACTTGAAGAATTAAAGTACTTTTTCAGACCCGAGTTTTTAAACAGGATAGATGAAGTGATAGTCTTTAAGCCTTTAACTATGAAGGAGCTTCTTCAAATAATAGATCTTCTTGTTGCATCAATAAATGAGCGTCTCAAGGAAAAAAATATAAGACTAACCTTGAGTGAGGAGGCAAAAAAGGAGCTTGTAAAACTCGGATACGATCCCGCTTACGGTGCAAGACCTCTAAGAAGGGTGCTACAGAAATACTTAGAAACTCCTCTCGCTGATAGAATCATAAAGGGTGAGATAAAGGAAGGTATGAAGGTGCTCGTAGAGTATGATGGAAATGGCTTATCTTTCGTGAGCAGTTAA
- the der gene encoding ribosome biogenesis GTPase Der, producing MKNWVLIVGRPNVGKSTLFNRIVGRKKSIVHDLPGVTRDIIESEAYWKDKRFVVADTGGIFEKGDELSQKIAGQVKDALSRARVILFVTDGREGLTALDQYIAKLLYPYKEKVLLVVNKVDNRVVQRHIYDFYSLGFERVFLVSAQHGIGVGELLDVVYEFLSNEPTGLDYSGIKVSFVGRPNVGKSSLINALLGSERVIVSPVAGTTRDAVEIPFTYRDQEFVLIDTAGIRKRTRIEYGVEFFSVGRAIKSIDMSDVVCLVVDVSEGVTHQDQRIAGLIERRYKGCVIVGNKFDLIGRDREQTQRYIKEKFYFIDFAPVVLTSAVRREGIKELLESIVSVYGDYTKEHKTSFVNRAVQKVLKEKAPPLHGGKEVKVYYAFQDGTKPPTIVIITNDQEGWKESYKRFFVRRLREYLNVRYSPIKIVLQGREG from the coding sequence ATGAAAAACTGGGTTCTCATAGTTGGAAGACCTAATGTGGGCAAATCTACTCTCTTTAACAGGATAGTAGGTAGAAAGAAGAGTATAGTTCATGATCTTCCCGGTGTTACAAGAGACATAATAGAATCGGAAGCTTATTGGAAAGACAAAAGGTTTGTAGTGGCAGATACGGGAGGTATCTTTGAGAAGGGCGATGAGCTTTCACAAAAGATAGCAGGACAAGTAAAAGATGCACTCTCTCGGGCAAGAGTTATTTTGTTTGTTACTGATGGAAGGGAAGGTTTAACAGCTTTGGATCAGTATATAGCTAAGCTTTTGTACCCATACAAGGAGAAAGTTCTTCTGGTAGTTAACAAAGTGGATAACAGAGTGGTACAGAGACATATATATGATTTTTATTCGTTGGGGTTTGAAAGGGTATTTTTAGTGTCCGCACAGCACGGTATAGGTGTTGGGGAACTTCTTGATGTAGTATATGAATTTCTCAGTAATGAACCTACAGGGCTTGATTATAGCGGTATAAAAGTATCCTTTGTAGGAAGACCCAATGTTGGTAAGTCATCCTTGATAAATGCTCTTCTGGGAAGCGAAAGGGTAATAGTGTCTCCGGTGGCTGGTACAACAAGAGATGCTGTAGAGATACCCTTCACTTATAGAGATCAGGAGTTTGTCCTCATAGATACTGCAGGTATAAGGAAAAGAACAAGGATAGAGTACGGTGTGGAATTCTTCTCCGTTGGGAGAGCTATAAAATCCATTGATATGTCGGATGTAGTGTGTCTTGTGGTGGATGTTTCTGAAGGTGTAACACATCAGGATCAGAGAATAGCCGGACTTATAGAAAGAAGGTACAAAGGCTGTGTTATAGTAGGTAACAAGTTTGATCTCATAGGCAGGGATAGGGAACAAACGCAAAGGTACATAAAGGAAAAATTCTACTTTATTGATTTTGCACCTGTAGTACTTACCTCGGCTGTAAGAAGAGAAGGTATAAAGGAACTTCTCGAGAGTATAGTGTCCGTCTATGGAGATTACACCAAAGAACACAAAACGTCTTTCGTAAACAGAGCTGTCCAAAAAGTGCTCAAAGAGAAAGCTCCACCCCTTCACGGAGGTAAGGAAGTTAAGGTATATTATGCATTTCAGGACGGAACAAAACCCCCTACCATTGTGATTATTACAAACGATCAGGAAGGTTGGAAGGAAAGCTATAAAAGGTTCTTTGTGAGAAGATTGAGGGAGTATCTGAATGTAAGATACTCCCCGATTAAGATCGTATTGCAAGGTAGAGAAGGGTGA
- a CDS encoding ABC transporter ATP-binding protein, with product MLLEVKNLNLWYGGKHTLRDINFSINLGEVLCVVGESGSGKSSILSAIMGLLPRYAKVSGSIKFKGKELIGLSDNHYRKLRGRHISMVFQEPSAYLDPLFKIGTQVEEAYVAHFGKTGVKEKALQALKDAGIRDAERVYNAYPHHLSGGMKQRVCIAIATICDPELILADEPTTALDVSVQKKILSLFRHLKDKGKAIVLVTHDFGVVAEVADRVIVLKDGVIVEEKDVFNIFDNPEHPYTKRLLTAL from the coding sequence ATGTTACTTGAGGTAAAGAATTTAAATCTTTGGTACGGCGGGAAACACACTCTCAGGGATATCAACTTTTCTATAAATCTCGGGGAAGTTCTGTGTGTGGTTGGTGAATCTGGTTCGGGGAAATCCTCTATACTCAGTGCCATAATGGGTCTTTTACCGAGGTATGCAAAAGTTTCCGGAAGTATAAAGTTCAAAGGTAAAGAGCTTATTGGACTTTCAGACAACCATTACAGAAAGCTCAGAGGAAGGCACATTTCTATGGTGTTCCAGGAGCCTTCAGCATACTTGGATCCCCTTTTTAAGATAGGCACTCAGGTGGAAGAGGCATATGTGGCTCACTTTGGAAAAACTGGTGTTAAAGAAAAAGCCCTTCAAGCTCTTAAAGATGCAGGTATAAGGGATGCGGAAAGGGTTTATAACGCATATCCCCATCATCTCTCAGGTGGTATGAAGCAGAGGGTATGCATAGCTATTGCTACCATTTGCGATCCGGAACTCATCTTGGCTGACGAACCGACTACAGCTCTCGATGTTTCCGTACAAAAAAAGATACTTTCCCTTTTCAGGCACTTAAAAGATAAGGGGAAAGCTATAGTACTTGTAACACATGACTTTGGTGTAGTGGCTGAGGTAGCAGACAGAGTTATAGTTTTAAAGGATGGAGTCATAGTAGAGGAAAAGGATGTTTTTAACATATTTGATAATCCTGAACATCCCTATACCAAGCGGTTGCTAACTGCACTTTGA
- a CDS encoding HIT domain-containing protein codes for MKMLWAPWRTNYVENISQITECFLCEAVKQPREKWREFLLLYRGQRAFVIFNKYPYNAGHLMVTPIEHTGDMLSLDDLTALEIHKLTKACIKALQACLKPHGFNLGYNLGRSAGAGLEDHLHLHVVPRWNGDTNFMPVLSETKVISQDLYELYDRIKPIFESVVNVT; via the coding sequence GTGAAGATGCTTTGGGCTCCTTGGAGAACAAACTACGTAGAAAACATAAGCCAAATTACTGAATGTTTTCTTTGCGAGGCTGTAAAACAACCAAGGGAAAAGTGGAGAGAATTTTTGCTGCTTTATAGGGGGCAAAGGGCTTTTGTCATATTTAACAAGTATCCGTATAACGCTGGACATCTTATGGTTACGCCAATAGAACACACTGGGGATATGCTATCTCTTGATGATCTTACAGCGCTGGAAATACACAAACTTACCAAAGCGTGTATAAAAGCTCTTCAGGCATGCCTTAAGCCCCACGGATTCAATTTAGGATACAATCTTGGCAGATCGGCTGGCGCAGGGCTTGAGGACCATCTGCACCTTCACGTAGTACCAAGATGGAACGGAGACACTAACTTTATGCCTGTACTGTCCGAAACTAAGGTTATTTCTCAGGATCTTTATGAGCTATACGACAGAATAAAGCCTATTTTTGAAAGCGTGGTGAATGTTACTTGA
- a CDS encoding thioredoxin family protein, producing the protein MFEGFEEITDRELYDKAIAGEKPAVVVFTQLNNNQNEAFYKLLSRFQKLYGDKINFYYMDTSKNTSAEDLGVYTFPTVLYFRDTMELDRHDYLPSEEDVEKAIRRLLRL; encoded by the coding sequence ATGTTTGAAGGATTTGAAGAGATAACAGATAGAGAACTTTATGACAAAGCTATAGCAGGGGAAAAGCCAGCGGTCGTTGTTTTTACTCAGTTAAATAATAATCAAAATGAAGCTTTCTACAAACTGCTCTCAAGATTTCAAAAGCTGTATGGAGACAAGATAAATTTTTATTATATGGACACGTCAAAGAATACGAGCGCTGAAGATCTGGGTGTATATACCTTTCCTACGGTGCTTTACTTTAGAGATACTATGGAACTTGACCGGCACGATTATCTCCCTTCAGAGGAGGATGTGGAAAAAGCTATAAGGAGGTTACTTAGATTGTGA
- a CDS encoding DUF454 family protein, whose protein sequence is MKRSIYRLFGFSFLALGTAGIFLPLLPTIPFYLLALLLLARASKRDVVKLKKLPFVGEKIYQYVKKSIRYMKRWNTCMPSSYT, encoded by the coding sequence ATGAAAAGGAGTATATACAGGCTCTTTGGCTTTTCCTTTCTTGCTTTAGGCACAGCGGGAATATTCCTGCCCTTACTTCCAACAATCCCCTTTTATCTGTTAGCCCTTCTCTTGCTGGCAAGAGCTTCAAAAAGGGATGTAGTGAAGCTTAAAAAACTACCCTTCGTAGGGGAGAAGATATACCAATACGTAAAAAAGAGCATAAGGTACATGAAGCGATGGAATACGTGCATGCCAAGTTCTTACACCTAA
- a CDS encoding deoxyribodipyrimidine photo-lyase: MRAIYLFKRDLRIRDNRGICEASRNFKELVPIFIFDPKIIEELKAQGERLYYVYRAVEELLKSIRLYCFYEDTESAIRKAIKVAKPKALYTTTSYSWSGLQRQEVIRKVCKEEGVEFVEFFENFLVKPEKVPLRKVYTPFYKEWIKDLYLETCEVQSFEVPALELPTLEDIKKELPIKPFGAFDPSECEKRLESFNFESYERLRNYPALDGTSKLSPCIRFGILSLRHIYKKAEGRSEQFIKELAWREFWYHIALHYPEVRNLEFQEKRRSIRWENRENFIEAFFEAKTGYPFVDAGILQLKTEKWLHNRMRMVLASFLTKVLLVDWRIGEAFFKEHLLDYDEIVNAGNWQWSASVGADPKPFRLFNPILQAQRYDPECKYIKRYLPELSSYPCEELLDPLRHRLTYHKPAVNYYERINMAKSLYRNF; encoded by the coding sequence TTGAGAGCTATATACCTTTTTAAAAGAGACCTAAGGATAAGGGACAACAGAGGGATCTGCGAGGCTTCAAGAAATTTTAAAGAACTTGTGCCTATTTTCATCTTTGACCCTAAGATAATAGAAGAGTTAAAAGCTCAAGGAGAGAGGCTCTATTATGTCTATAGAGCGGTAGAGGAGCTTTTAAAGAGCATAAGGCTTTACTGCTTCTACGAAGATACAGAAAGTGCTATAAGGAAAGCCATAAAGGTTGCAAAGCCAAAGGCTCTATACACAACCACTTCTTACAGCTGGAGCGGATTGCAAAGGCAGGAAGTAATAAGAAAGGTATGCAAAGAGGAAGGCGTGGAATTTGTGGAGTTTTTTGAAAACTTTTTAGTAAAGCCTGAGAAAGTGCCACTCAGAAAGGTATATACACCCTTCTATAAAGAATGGATAAAGGACTTGTACTTAGAGACGTGTGAAGTGCAAAGCTTTGAAGTGCCAGCCCTTGAGCTTCCCACCCTTGAAGATATAAAAAAGGAGCTTCCCATAAAACCCTTTGGAGCCTTTGACCCATCAGAGTGTGAAAAAAGGCTTGAAAGTTTTAACTTTGAAAGCTACGAAAGGCTCAGAAACTATCCTGCCCTTGATGGCACCTCCAAGCTCTCTCCTTGCATAAGGTTTGGTATACTCTCTTTAAGACATATATACAAAAAGGCAGAAGGTAGGAGCGAGCAGTTTATAAAGGAGCTTGCCTGGAGGGAGTTTTGGTACCACATAGCTCTACACTATCCAGAGGTAAGGAACTTAGAGTTTCAGGAAAAGAGAAGAAGCATAAGGTGGGAAAACAGGGAAAATTTCATAGAGGCTTTCTTTGAGGCAAAAACGGGCTACCCCTTTGTGGATGCGGGCATCTTGCAGCTAAAAACAGAAAAGTGGTTACACAACAGGATGAGGATGGTACTTGCCAGCTTTTTGACAAAAGTGCTACTGGTGGATTGGAGGATAGGAGAAGCCTTTTTCAAGGAGCACCTTTTAGACTATGATGAGATAGTAAATGCAGGAAACTGGCAGTGGTCTGCCAGCGTGGGAGCAGACCCTAAACCATTCAGGCTCTTTAACCCCATCCTGCAAGCCCAGAGGTATGATCCAGAGTGCAAATACATAAAAAGATACCTACCAGAGCTTTCTTCTTATCCTTGTGAAGAGCTTTTAGACCCTCTTAGGCATAGACTTACTTACCACAAACCTGCGGTAAATTATTATGAGAGAATAAATATGGCAAAAAGCCTTTATAGGAATTTTTAA
- a CDS encoding DNA methyltransferase, whose product MKDIKEFLNKVICGDVLKVLKEIPADSIDLGITSPPYNKKEKHGGWLVPTMEWLTKTKWNIWQEIIWNRKIAGNIRGWRFWQVEERIYWLVKGKPKLTSIWEMRPFCGTGTTFVSAKLLGKHYIGIDISPDYTAYAEKRLMEAEKEKYRVLKEISLHTTELTFEERKKRGMWSIKIKHGR is encoded by the coding sequence ATGAAAGATATAAAAGAATTTCTTAATAAAGTAATATGTGGAGATGTTTTAAAAGTTTTAAAGGAAATACCTGCTGATAGCATTGATTTAGGCATAACATCTCCGCCCTACAATAAAAAGGAAAAGCATGGTGGCTGGCTTGTGCCAACTATGGAGTGGCTTACAAAAACAAAGTGGAATATATGGCAGGAGATAATTTGGAACAGGAAAATTGCGGGAAATATCAGAGGTTGGAGGTTTTGGCAAGTAGAAGAGAGAATTTACTGGCTTGTGAAGGGAAAACCCAAGCTCACTTCTATATGGGAGATGCGCCCATTTTGTGGAACTGGCACAACTTTCGTATCAGCTAAGCTTTTAGGAAAGCACTACATAGGCATTGATATCTCTCCAGACTATACTGCTTATGCGGAAAAAAGACTTATGGAAGCAGAAAAGGAAAAGTACAGGGTTTTGAAAGAAATAAGCCTTCATACTACAGAGCTTACTTTTGAGGAAAGGAAGAAAAGAGGAATGTGGAGCATAAAAATAAAACACGGGAGGTAG
- the tmk gene encoding dTMP kinase — protein MHLLITFEGIDGSGKTTQANLLYEYLKGRGYSVSLYRDPGSTPLAEKIREVILSYPADPITELLLFEAGRSSLVWEKILPDIHAGRVVIVDRFIDSSIAYQGYGREINLGTVNILNHISTRGIKPDLTFVLNVPIDVALGRIEGKKTKFESPEFLRKVRDAYILLAHSEKNREIHLIDANREKEEVFKDIVAIVERKL, from the coding sequence ATGCATCTCCTTATTACTTTTGAGGGTATAGACGGTTCTGGGAAAACTACGCAGGCAAATCTTCTTTATGAATACCTAAAAGGTAGAGGCTACAGCGTTTCCCTCTACAGGGATCCGGGTAGCACTCCTCTGGCGGAGAAGATAAGAGAGGTTATCCTCAGCTATCCGGCTGATCCAATAACCGAGCTTCTCCTTTTTGAAGCGGGGAGATCAAGTCTCGTATGGGAAAAAATACTCCCGGATATACACGCAGGCAGGGTGGTTATAGTAGACAGATTTATTGACTCAAGTATTGCGTATCAAGGTTACGGGAGAGAGATCAATCTTGGGACTGTGAATATACTCAATCACATATCAACCAGAGGCATAAAGCCTGATCTGACCTTTGTGTTGAACGTACCAATAGATGTAGCTCTTGGCAGAATAGAGGGTAAAAAAACAAAGTTTGAAAGTCCGGAGTTTCTCAGAAAGGTAAGGGACGCCTACATACTTCTTGCACATTCGGAAAAAAACAGGGAAATACACCTAATAGATGCAAATAGGGAAAAGGAGGAAGTGTTTAAGGACATTGTGGCTATAGTTGAGAGGAAATTGTAA
- a CDS encoding RtcB family protein: MGLKDELVRLSDYVYVLRENTVAGQRVPVYFYLSDRLFEHLEEDAIRQAVNASTLPGVEKAIYVMPDVHVGYGFPVGGVMGVNTDQGIISPGSIGYDINCGVRLIATHLTEERIRSVRKELMDEILKKVPAGVGSTGRLKLSREQLKDVAIKGARWAVEHGFGLEEDLLHIESSGTLPDVDPDKVSNFAYERGSQELGTVGSGNHFVEIQIVDEIYDERTAESMGLRKGQVTIMVHSGSRGFGHQICVDYLKIAKDALEKYGIDIPDMQLACMPFRSEEGQNYFKAMNSAANYAFANRQILGFITADTIRKFLGISWEEFGYRVVYDLAHNIGKIERYNVDGEEKELLIHRKGATRAFPPFNQDVPPAYRKIGQPVLIPGDVGRYSFVLVGTLKSMEISFGSACHGAGRLMSRTKAKEYVRKEGIEKVLSGLVVVARGKGTVMEEIPQAYKDVTEVVKVVHDLGIAKLVARLKPFGTLKG, translated from the coding sequence ATGGGCTTGAAAGATGAGCTTGTCCGCTTATCAGATTACGTTTACGTATTGCGCGAGAATACTGTGGCAGGTCAGCGTGTTCCAGTATATTTTTATCTCAGCGACAGGCTCTTTGAACATCTTGAGGAAGATGCCATAAGACAGGCTGTTAACGCTTCAACTCTTCCTGGAGTTGAAAAAGCTATATACGTAATGCCTGACGTTCATGTAGGTTACGGCTTCCCGGTAGGTGGTGTGATGGGAGTGAATACCGATCAAGGCATAATAAGTCCCGGATCTATAGGTTATGACATTAATTGTGGTGTGAGGCTCATAGCAACCCACCTCACCGAAGAAAGGATCCGATCCGTGAGAAAAGAACTTATGGATGAAATACTCAAAAAAGTACCTGCAGGTGTAGGATCAACTGGAAGACTCAAGCTCTCAAGAGAGCAACTTAAAGATGTCGCTATAAAGGGTGCAAGGTGGGCTGTGGAACACGGTTTTGGGCTTGAAGAGGATCTGCTCCATATAGAAAGTTCAGGAACGCTTCCCGACGTAGACCCGGATAAGGTGTCAAATTTTGCTTACGAGAGAGGTTCACAGGAGCTTGGTACAGTTGGTTCTGGAAATCACTTCGTTGAGATACAAATTGTTGACGAGATATACGATGAACGCACTGCGGAAAGTATGGGTTTGCGCAAAGGGCAAGTTACCATAATGGTACACTCAGGTTCAAGGGGTTTTGGACATCAGATATGCGTTGATTATCTCAAAATCGCCAAAGATGCTCTTGAGAAGTATGGCATAGACATACCCGATATGCAACTTGCGTGTATGCCTTTCAGGTCGGAAGAGGGACAAAACTACTTTAAAGCTATGAATAGCGCAGCTAACTATGCCTTTGCCAATAGGCAAATACTCGGATTTATTACCGCTGATACAATCAGGAAGTTTCTGGGTATATCTTGGGAAGAGTTCGGTTACAGAGTAGTATACGACCTTGCACACAACATAGGTAAGATAGAAAGGTACAACGTTGACGGTGAGGAAAAAGAGCTTTTAATTCACAGGAAGGGTGCAACGAGAGCCTTTCCACCCTTCAATCAGGATGTACCACCCGCATACAGAAAGATAGGGCAACCCGTTCTGATCCCTGGGGATGTTGGAAGGTACTCTTTTGTCCTCGTTGGTACACTAAAAAGTATGGAGATAAGTTTTGGAAGTGCCTGTCATGGAGCTGGGAGGCTAATGTCACGTACAAAAGCCAAAGAGTATGTGAGGAAGGAAGGTATAGAAAAGGTACTCAGCGGTTTGGTAGTTGTCGCAAGAGGGAAAGGTACGGTTATGGAAGAGATACCACAAGCTTACAAAGATGTAACTGAAGTTGTAAAGGTGGTGCATGATCTGGGCATAGCAAAACTCGTAGCAAGGCTTAAACCGTTTGGAACTTTAAAAGGATAA